One Legionella lansingensis genomic region harbors:
- a CDS encoding pyridoxine/pyridoxamine 5'-phosphate oxidase, producing the protein MPFHLIADWLAQEAKAGSVSPDRAVLSTVTSAGIPHSRVVAIKTVENESVLFFTQRGTRKFVELTENPQVSMTFWFAMQQRQIILEGIAKPLSLQDNEAYWQALPRERQLRFSAYAPTSGKPIVSLVELEENLEKLKKQYQDSLSLPLSEFYRGFRVIPDTLYFYTLGSESFSESIKYSKNTTGWHQQLLSP; encoded by the coding sequence ATGCCTTTTCATCTTATTGCTGATTGGTTAGCGCAGGAAGCTAAAGCGGGTTCAGTAAGTCCTGACAGAGCTGTTTTATCGACAGTAACTTCAGCAGGTATTCCTCATAGTCGTGTTGTGGCAATAAAAACAGTTGAGAACGAGAGTGTTTTATTTTTTACGCAACGAGGAACGAGAAAGTTTGTCGAGTTAACGGAGAATCCACAGGTCTCAATGACTTTTTGGTTCGCAATGCAACAACGGCAGATTATTTTGGAAGGCATCGCTAAGCCGCTTTCATTGCAAGACAATGAAGCTTATTGGCAAGCTCTACCACGAGAACGTCAATTACGTTTTTCTGCTTATGCGCCTACCTCGGGTAAACCTATTGTTTCTCTCGTTGAGCTAGAAGAAAACCTTGAGAAACTTAAGAAACAATATCAAGATTCCCTCTCGCTCCCATTGAGCGAGTTTTATCGCGGATTTCGTGTGATCCCCGATACCTTGTATTTTTATACCTTAGGCTCGGAATCATTTTCTGAATCGATAAAGTATTCCAAAAATACCACTGGTTGGCATCAACAATTACTTTCGCCTTAG
- a CDS encoding ankyrin repeat domain-containing protein yields the protein MHSFEQGNLIDAFQNALLQAGVNVQVNPRGICNFVAVFDIFHLYSGNYQDLFSFYDNLVASKGLNLDSETKNKFHWILTKLTIHNNFTNSGKQNFNDLRTLFNLLGLFIVDGSSEKVKFENVGKITFKFDEPRITRLLSQLPNNIILQCSNSNHTIAALVRDGMIYIRDPNHKAIRSFALSDPQAASYIYEILGDTISFDMFGNEKENIPTFDSIGFITKEMNSHQIKSNPSFLNSVQERNSYGLPFKDAILLKQAQSAGHDEIRELLINDYGANPIASKNNLLQENYNYAKAAIASNKLDSKEKLEIIEYLLEKELLDINYSAPDSPSLLCFAMDCNETDVFKELLIYPNTNLHEPDKHYGLQPIDYAIKLQKEEYVTLLKGEGCVPSSQLNYSST from the coding sequence ATGCATAGTTTCGAGCAAGGAAATTTAATCGATGCGTTTCAAAATGCATTGCTCCAGGCAGGTGTGAATGTTCAGGTTAATCCGCGAGGAATATGTAATTTCGTTGCAGTTTTTGATATTTTTCACCTGTATTCTGGTAACTACCAAGATCTCTTTTCATTTTATGACAATCTTGTCGCTTCAAAAGGCCTAAATCTTGATTCCGAAACTAAAAACAAATTTCACTGGATCCTGACCAAATTAACCATACACAATAACTTCACCAATAGTGGAAAACAAAATTTTAACGATTTAAGAACATTATTTAATCTCTTGGGCCTATTCATTGTAGACGGCAGTTCTGAGAAAGTTAAATTCGAAAACGTTGGAAAAATAACTTTTAAATTTGATGAGCCCAGAATTACAAGATTACTTAGCCAACTTCCAAACAACATTATATTGCAGTGCAGTAATTCGAATCATACCATCGCGGCTCTTGTTAGGGATGGCATGATTTATATAAGGGATCCAAATCATAAAGCTATTCGCAGTTTTGCTTTATCTGATCCGCAGGCTGCAAGCTATATCTATGAAATTCTTGGCGATACGATTTCATTTGATATGTTTGGTAATGAGAAAGAGAACATTCCTACCTTTGATAGCATTGGCTTTATCACAAAAGAAATGAATTCTCATCAAATAAAATCAAATCCCTCCTTCCTAAATAGTGTACAGGAAAGAAACTCTTATGGCCTCCCTTTTAAAGATGCCATTTTGCTTAAACAGGCTCAAAGTGCAGGTCATGATGAAATCAGAGAGTTACTAATTAATGACTATGGTGCAAATCCAATTGCCAGCAAGAATAATCTCCTTCAAGAAAATTATAACTATGCGAAAGCCGCGATCGCTAGTAACAAACTAGATTCAAAGGAAAAATTGGAAATTATTGAATATCTTTTAGAAAAAGAGTTGCTTGATATCAATTACTCCGCTCCAGACTCCCCTAGTTTACTCTGCTTTGCCATGGACTGTAATGAAACGGATGTGTTTAAAGAACTGCTCATATATCCTAACACTAATTTACATGAACCTGATAAGCACTATGGCCTGCAACCAATCGATTACGCTATTAAGCTGCAGAAAGAGGAGTATGTGACGTTATTAAAGGGTGAAGGTTGTGTACCTAGTAGCCAATTAAATTATTCGAGCACCTAA
- a CDS encoding type II toxin-antitoxin system PemK/MazF family toxin, protein MACDFEPTKGKEIGKYRPTLVLSSKQYNEATGLIICCAISTSIRGGSTEVPVNNLDQSSVVAASLIQTLSWKDRKAKFITEAENPVMDEAPSHTV, encoded by the coding sequence ATGGCTTGTGATTTTGAACCAACAAAAGGCAAAGAAATAGGAAAATACCGCCCTACCTTGGTTTTATCCTCAAAACAGTATAATGAAGCAACAGGATTAATCATTTGCTGCGCAATTAGCACCAGTATCCGTGGTGGAAGTACAGAAGTTCCAGTAAATAATTTGGATCAATCTTCAGTTGTTGCTGCAAGCTTGATACAAACCTTATCCTGGAAAGATAGAAAAGCAAAATTTATAACAGAAGCGGAAAATCCTGTCATGGATGAAGCACCCTCGCACACGGTGTAA
- a CDS encoding D-alanyl-D-alanine carboxypeptidase/D-alanyl-D-alanine-endopeptidase — protein sequence MHICRHLIFAVLLLQVFSIEAKSILLINAIEKAPSILINNQKVQAKYDVINNTPFTLKNNALTNIPSGVRQITTGQRTCQHSFNLLPGTGCILILEINAAAMKGNIHEGPKICQTSNNAAYCSVPASQDVLLVKKNKDIDAILNKPLYQNSKWGLRVIDLKTGSVLINLRPHYQFFIGSVRKLFSVGALLNQVGSNYRFRTPLIYKGTLDANGVLNGDLILIASGDLTMGGRTLPNGTIAISNFDHNEANTLGNAILTSPDPLAGYKTLAKRVYDFGIKRVTGNVIIDDRLFVPFRYRNEFNVRPIFVNDDVIDVSMEPTRIGNLASVNWRPVSAAFTITSELLTTDPNTVTSYKLDPELPSCIGTTPCQGQVTGNLSINFIPPFTYQFPLVQTFRVVEPANYARTVFIEALKNAGVMIDASSIAQNPTPPIGPYTPITELVSPPFSEYAKFILKVSYNIGADVSLILFGLTQGVNNMAEALAVEKSILTTHHNIPSNQFTFMDGSGGGNTTATNLVVTEWLKIMTQLPSFSAFFDALPVLGVDGSLATVTEFQTNPTLIGAKGEVHAKTGTYIQGSPQGILLKGQSFGGYIDTKSGRRIIYQLVVNDVALHSITDVIEIFQDEGIISAILWRDL from the coding sequence ATGCACATTTGTAGACATCTCATCTTTGCTGTTTTACTACTTCAAGTTTTTTCCATAGAAGCCAAGTCAATTCTCCTTATTAATGCCATTGAGAAAGCTCCTAGCATCCTTATTAATAATCAAAAAGTGCAGGCAAAGTATGATGTTATTAATAATACACCGTTCACTCTCAAGAATAATGCATTGACTAATATTCCTTCTGGGGTTAGACAAATTACTACTGGGCAAAGAACATGCCAGCACTCTTTTAATCTTCTTCCAGGTACCGGCTGTATCCTTATCCTAGAAATCAATGCAGCTGCAATGAAAGGGAATATACACGAAGGCCCCAAAATTTGTCAGACCTCCAATAATGCAGCATATTGTTCTGTACCTGCTTCTCAAGATGTTCTTTTGGTTAAAAAGAACAAGGACATAGATGCAATATTAAATAAACCCTTATATCAAAATTCCAAATGGGGATTGCGTGTTATTGATCTGAAGACCGGAAGTGTATTAATCAATTTAAGACCGCACTACCAATTTTTTATAGGCTCAGTCCGAAAACTATTTTCTGTAGGTGCATTACTTAATCAGGTAGGGTCAAATTACAGATTTCGTACCCCTCTTATCTATAAAGGAACATTAGATGCTAACGGTGTATTAAATGGTGATTTAATTCTTATTGCTTCGGGTGATTTAACAATGGGAGGACGTACATTACCTAATGGTACTATTGCTATTTCTAATTTTGATCACAATGAAGCAAATACACTGGGTAATGCTATCCTCACAAGCCCTGATCCACTCGCAGGATATAAGACCTTGGCAAAGCGCGTATATGATTTTGGGATAAAACGTGTTACTGGCAATGTGATAATTGATGATAGACTTTTTGTGCCTTTCAGATATCGCAATGAGTTTAATGTGAGGCCGATTTTTGTAAATGATGATGTTATTGATGTCTCTATGGAGCCTACTCGTATCGGAAATCTTGCATCGGTTAATTGGCGTCCGGTTTCAGCAGCCTTTACTATAACCTCTGAACTTCTGACTACGGATCCAAACACTGTAACAAGTTATAAGTTAGACCCAGAGCTTCCTTCTTGTATAGGCACCACACCTTGCCAAGGTCAAGTAACTGGCAATCTCTCCATTAATTTCATTCCGCCGTTTACTTATCAATTTCCTCTTGTACAAACCTTTAGAGTAGTGGAACCCGCAAATTATGCGCGTACTGTTTTTATTGAGGCGCTTAAAAACGCTGGTGTTATGATCGATGCTTCTTCCATTGCTCAAAATCCAACCCCACCGATTGGACCTTACACTCCCATTACTGAACTGGTATCGCCCCCTTTTTCTGAGTATGCAAAATTTATTCTTAAGGTGAGCTATAATATCGGTGCCGATGTGAGCTTGATACTATTTGGGCTTACTCAAGGCGTAAATAATATGGCGGAAGCATTAGCTGTTGAAAAAAGCATCTTAACGACGCACCACAATATACCTAGCAATCAATTTACTTTCATGGATGGTAGTGGTGGTGGAAATACGACTGCAACGAATCTAGTTGTAACTGAATGGTTAAAAATAATGACTCAGCTTCCCAGTTTCTCGGCATTTTTTGATGCTCTTCCTGTTCTAGGCGTTGATGGATCACTTGCAACAGTGACTGAATTTCAAACTAACCCTACCCTTATAGGGGCAAAAGGGGAAGTACATGCAAAAACTGGAACGTATATACAAGGTTCCCCACAAGGTATTTTATTAAAAGGCCAATCATTTGGTGGTTATATTGATACCAAAAGTGGAAGAAGAATTATTTATCAATTAGTAGTAAATGATGTTGCATTGCATTCTATAACTGATGTAATAGAAATATTTCAAGATGAAGGAATTATATCAGCGATACTCTGGCGTGATCTTTAA
- a CDS encoding IS4 family transposase, protein MLLDTLSNIPQEIFKFFTYEADRIGKETGFQKRRSKLTPSVFIKSLITLCFSEHFNLELFCGLVKTQKVYIKKQSLHERFNERTAGFLKAFSLFCLKHFQMKKLPQLQGLEQFSSLNIIDSSTISLHQALNELFKGSGGAASSSAMKIQMMFDYLGGQIKELTLTSGCDNDQGFDNYFNTIEKGALYLMDLGYFKLNTFKKIMEENAFFISRLLTGTKLLTQDKKPFDLLVTLENAAPFFSQQVLMGATHKIPVRLVAQRLPPVIAEQRRRRLIKDHRRRGSTPNQESLALQSWSIYITNTSETQINNKAIHQTYALRWQVELLFKLSKSLMHIDSIKTKKFARVIIETYGKFIAMMLLFLLCNPMRNIEGKQLSFYKACHQLSSKATGLIIALMSPYRLKHFLNDFYENLSLFAIKDSKKKPLLTFDFCEGECF, encoded by the coding sequence ATGCTGCTGGATACCCTATCAAATATTCCTCAAGAAATCTTTAAATTTTTTACTTATGAAGCGGATCGGATAGGAAAGGAAACAGGTTTTCAGAAACGCCGTTCAAAATTGACACCTAGTGTTTTTATAAAATCATTGATAACGCTCTGTTTTTCAGAACATTTTAATTTGGAACTTTTCTGTGGATTGGTAAAAACGCAAAAAGTTTATATCAAAAAACAATCATTACATGAGCGATTTAACGAACGAACAGCCGGATTTCTTAAAGCCTTTTCATTATTCTGTTTAAAGCACTTTCAAATGAAAAAGTTACCTCAACTCCAAGGATTGGAGCAATTTAGTAGCCTTAACATCATTGATAGCAGTACTATATCCTTACATCAGGCGCTGAATGAGCTTTTTAAAGGCAGTGGCGGAGCCGCATCCAGTTCCGCTATGAAAATCCAAATGATGTTTGATTATCTTGGTGGACAAATAAAAGAGCTTACTCTAACTTCGGGCTGTGATAACGATCAGGGCTTTGATAATTATTTTAATACTATTGAAAAAGGAGCTCTTTATTTAATGGATTTAGGTTATTTTAAACTGAACACGTTTAAGAAAATTATGGAAGAAAACGCTTTCTTCATAAGCCGCTTGCTCACCGGAACTAAACTTCTAACACAAGATAAGAAACCTTTTGATTTACTCGTTACCTTGGAGAATGCTGCACCATTCTTTTCTCAGCAGGTCCTTATGGGAGCAACGCATAAAATTCCTGTCCGCTTGGTCGCTCAACGATTACCACCAGTCATTGCCGAGCAAAGGCGGAGAAGACTTATAAAAGATCATCGTCGCCGTGGTTCCACACCAAACCAGGAATCGTTGGCTTTACAAAGTTGGTCTATTTATATTACCAATACCTCTGAAACTCAAATCAATAATAAAGCAATTCATCAAACGTATGCTTTACGATGGCAGGTAGAACTCCTCTTTAAATTAAGTAAATCCTTAATGCATATTGACTCTATCAAAACTAAAAAGTTTGCTCGAGTGATTATTGAAACCTATGGTAAGTTTATTGCAATGATGCTTTTGTTTTTGCTATGCAATCCCATGCGCAACATAGAAGGCAAACAACTCTCTTTTTATAAAGCCTGTCACCAACTAAGTTCCAAGGCTACTGGATTGATTATCGCCCTCATGTCTCCTTATCGATTAAAGCATTTCTTGAATGATTTCTATGAAAATCTCTCCCTCTTTGCTATCAAAGATTCAAAAAAGAAACCTCTTTTGACCTTTGACTTCTGCGAAGGAGAGTGCTTTTAA
- the sixA gene encoding phosphohistidine phosphatase SixA, whose translation MKIYLVQHGDSLAKEIDPERSLSEQGMKDVKSLGCFLSLLNIDVAHLYHSGKFRAQQTAEHLAVNIAIKHGIESRTGLDPLDDVIPMAKELNQSNQNLMLVGHLPFMDKLISQLVTNNEHHSLVSFEPGSMVCLEKTEEHHWRIAWMIRPELLGSLALD comes from the coding sequence ATGAAAATTTATCTCGTCCAACATGGAGACAGTTTAGCCAAGGAAATTGATCCAGAAAGGTCTCTTAGTGAACAAGGAATGAAAGATGTTAAATCGCTAGGGTGCTTTCTTTCTCTGCTTAACATTGATGTTGCACACCTCTATCACAGTGGAAAATTTAGAGCACAACAAACGGCAGAACACTTAGCTGTAAATATTGCTATTAAACATGGCATTGAATCAAGAACAGGTCTTGATCCTCTTGATGATGTCATACCGATGGCCAAAGAGCTCAATCAATCCAATCAAAATCTAATGCTAGTCGGACATTTACCTTTTATGGACAAACTTATCAGTCAACTTGTTACCAACAATGAACATCACTCATTGGTTTCGTTTGAACCGGGCAGTATGGTGTGTTTGGAAAAAACAGAAGAACACCACTGGCGCATTGCCTGGATGATCCGCCCTGAATTATTGGGGAGTCTTGCTCTTGATTAG
- a CDS encoding FAD-dependent oxidoreductase — protein sequence MVTCNQDFLFFVRVINPVCNQTGYLACADAMLIPYKYQHGKLFMEHEVTIIGSGILGAVCAHHLAKKGVKVLILEAGAPISTPPGEHLRNQQKYREHPDQFFDEIETYCQLFDVDAPPEGLPGANITHAYGGQATLWTNNCPRPARHEQWPEFDDMNMNEYLSRAENILHVQKDLFDCSIRQMNLFAAIDPILRIQNRSLAKVPLAGRKRKNNDIEFTSTLQILDLPKEVRELITIQMNTEVIELLHNKSTISGLKVKQNQQLKDIKANRIIIAAGAFDTTQLLYNSHIHSAALGHYLHFHPLHLAQVVLNSSLVATDEIADIPPRTCIYPTPNYPWHAMILRDIFPNVSTEVIDENKLIDFQYFVPIDVQEKNRMILSKDKPKFEVRLTDNDKQIIDAAMKDLKSLANHLGRYRKGCEPRSMDFGFTHPMGVCRMGTDVSNSVTNLKGKVHGFNNLYLATVGLIPTKMAVNPTLTAAALALITTDYITEEGFR from the coding sequence TTGGTTACTTGCAACCAGGATTTTTTATTCTTCGTTCGAGTGATTAATCCCGTTTGCAACCAAACGGGATACCTTGCTTGTGCTGATGCTATGCTTATTCCTTATAAATACCAACATGGAAAATTATTTATGGAGCATGAAGTAACCATCATTGGTAGTGGCATATTAGGTGCGGTTTGTGCGCATCACTTGGCAAAAAAAGGCGTTAAGGTTTTGATACTTGAAGCAGGAGCACCAATATCAACACCTCCGGGTGAACATTTGCGCAATCAGCAAAAATACCGGGAACATCCAGATCAATTTTTTGATGAAATTGAGACATACTGTCAATTATTTGATGTTGATGCGCCGCCTGAAGGCCTACCAGGGGCCAACATTACTCATGCCTATGGTGGGCAAGCCACTTTATGGACGAACAACTGTCCCCGTCCAGCCAGGCACGAACAATGGCCTGAATTTGATGACATGAATATGAATGAGTATTTAAGTCGTGCTGAAAACATATTGCATGTGCAGAAAGATTTATTTGATTGTTCAATAAGACAAATGAATTTATTTGCTGCTATTGATCCCATTTTACGCATACAAAATCGAAGCTTAGCTAAAGTTCCTCTGGCGGGTAGAAAACGTAAAAATAATGACATTGAGTTTACCTCAACGTTACAGATTCTTGATTTGCCTAAAGAGGTGAGAGAGTTGATTACCATCCAAATGAATACGGAGGTGATTGAATTATTGCATAACAAGTCAACTATTTCTGGATTAAAAGTCAAGCAAAATCAACAGTTGAAAGACATTAAGGCAAATAGGATTATAATTGCTGCAGGGGCGTTTGATACAACCCAGTTGCTATATAATTCGCATATTCACTCAGCCGCATTAGGACATTATTTACATTTTCATCCTTTGCATCTTGCTCAAGTGGTTCTGAATAGCTCATTGGTGGCTACGGATGAGATTGCTGATATACCACCCAGGACATGTATATATCCAACGCCCAACTATCCGTGGCATGCTATGATTCTTCGCGATATTTTTCCGAATGTTTCTACTGAAGTTATTGATGAGAATAAATTAATTGATTTTCAATATTTTGTTCCTATTGATGTACAAGAAAAGAATCGAATGATTTTATCGAAAGATAAGCCGAAATTTGAGGTACGATTAACTGACAACGACAAACAAATAATAGATGCCGCGATGAAAGATTTAAAATCCCTGGCTAATCACTTAGGACGCTACAGAAAAGGCTGTGAACCCAGATCGATGGATTTTGGTTTCACTCATCCTATGGGCGTGTGCCGCATGGGAACTGATGTCAGCAACAGTGTCACCAATTTAAAAGGTAAAGTCCATGGTTTCAATAACTTATATCTTGCGACTGTGGGTTTAATACCAACGAAAATGGCAGTTAACCCAACCCTAACTGCTGCGGCTCTAGCCTTAATAACAACCGATTACATCACTGAGGAAGGTTTCAGATAA
- a CDS encoding IS110 family RNA-guided transposase — MSAYEFVGIDIAKDKFDSALSIDNRYKHAVFSNSKKGYEDFLKWLNQYASSPWVCMEATGHYSEGLADFLVEKGVRVSVVNPFQVKSFAKACLARNKNDTIDAKITAQFCQRMEPRIYQSSSAEQKEIKELTKVLDMLKVQVIQLTNQLHSIRGRAAQKSLKKMIEKRKQEIKAIQQQIDELISNNQQLQEKLDLLLSIKGIGKLTAYYVLARMPDIQCFQTAKQFAAYIGITPKQHQSGSLIGKTTLSRLGDSRLRKALYMAALVAKRYNKALDGFVERLQCNGKTPKTIICAVMRKLAHIIFGVLKNKQPFNENLGCF; from the coding sequence ATGAGTGCATATGAATTTGTAGGTATTGATATTGCCAAGGATAAATTTGATAGTGCTCTAAGCATCGATAATCGCTATAAACATGCTGTCTTCTCAAATTCAAAGAAAGGCTATGAAGATTTCCTTAAATGGCTTAATCAATATGCATCATCTCCTTGGGTGTGCATGGAAGCAACAGGTCATTATAGTGAGGGACTTGCTGATTTCTTAGTGGAGAAAGGTGTTCGCGTCAGTGTTGTAAATCCCTTCCAGGTTAAGAGTTTTGCTAAAGCCTGCCTAGCCCGTAATAAAAATGATACGATTGACGCCAAAATCACCGCTCAATTTTGTCAACGAATGGAACCACGCATTTATCAATCCAGCTCTGCAGAGCAAAAGGAAATCAAAGAATTAACCAAAGTATTGGATATGTTGAAAGTTCAGGTTATTCAATTAACAAACCAACTGCATAGTATTAGAGGTCGTGCGGCACAGAAAAGCTTAAAGAAAATGATAGAAAAGCGTAAGCAAGAAATAAAAGCGATTCAACAACAAATTGATGAGTTAATTAGCAATAATCAACAACTTCAAGAAAAATTGGACTTGTTACTTTCTATCAAAGGCATAGGCAAACTCACTGCTTATTATGTGCTGGCACGAATGCCTGATATCCAGTGCTTTCAAACAGCCAAACAATTTGCCGCCTATATAGGTATCACCCCCAAACAACATCAATCCGGCTCTCTCATTGGCAAAACAACTCTCTCAAGACTCGGAGATAGTCGATTAAGAAAGGCTCTTTACATGGCTGCTTTAGTCGCCAAACGCTACAATAAAGCTTTGGATGGCTTTGTCGAAAGACTCCAATGCAATGGAAAAACTCCAAAAACTATAATTTGTGCCGTGATGCGTAAATTGGCTCATATCATTTTTGGAGTCCTAAAAAATAAGCAACCTTTTAACGAAAATTTAGGTTGCTTTTGA
- a CDS encoding NAD(P)-dependent alcohol dehydrogenase, which produces MKAAIIEKYGDCNQLTIKEIPDPAPRNNEVLVRIKACSINPIDWKIRSGALRYIYPIKLPAILGFDFSGVVEAVGKDVKTLQVGDEVYSCSSKKEGQAYAQLIAVSEASLSVKPKNMDFKQAASVPLAAMTALQALRDKGAVKPNYRVLILGASGGVGMFSVQIAKLLGARVTAVCSTANVAVVQLWGADKVIDYKKNSPFISEEKYDVIFDCVSAYSYSQAKKYLTKHGIYIATLPSLSLIFNSIINKLTRKKARIILLRKNKNDLDTITQFIEGNKLKTHIDSEFNLQDIGLAHQRSETHRAVGKIIINVENDSETSS; this is translated from the coding sequence ATGAAAGCCGCGATTATTGAAAAATATGGTGATTGTAATCAATTAACCATCAAAGAAATACCTGATCCTGCTCCTCGTAACAATGAGGTTTTAGTTAGAATTAAGGCCTGTAGCATTAATCCTATTGATTGGAAGATTCGCTCTGGCGCCCTACGTTATATTTATCCGATTAAACTCCCAGCAATTTTGGGCTTTGACTTTTCTGGGGTAGTGGAAGCAGTGGGCAAAGATGTTAAGACTTTGCAAGTTGGGGATGAGGTTTATAGCTGTTCTAGCAAGAAAGAAGGGCAGGCTTATGCACAATTAATTGCTGTAAGCGAGGCAAGCCTTTCTGTGAAACCAAAGAACATGGATTTCAAACAAGCTGCAAGTGTGCCTTTAGCCGCGATGACTGCGTTACAGGCGTTAAGAGATAAAGGAGCGGTTAAACCTAACTATCGCGTCTTAATTCTTGGTGCTTCTGGTGGTGTTGGCATGTTTTCTGTGCAAATAGCTAAGTTGTTAGGAGCAAGGGTTACAGCCGTTTGTAGTACTGCGAATGTGGCCGTCGTCCAATTGTGGGGAGCTGATAAAGTCATTGATTATAAGAAAAATTCCCCTTTTATAAGCGAAGAAAAATACGATGTGATTTTTGATTGTGTGTCGGCTTACAGTTATTCCCAAGCCAAGAAATATCTAACTAAGCATGGTATTTATATTGCTACCTTGCCAAGTCTCTCATTGATTTTTAACAGTATTATCAACAAATTGACACGGAAAAAAGCAAGGATCATTTTGCTGCGAAAAAATAAAAATGACTTGGATACGATTACGCAATTTATTGAGGGAAATAAATTAAAAACGCATATCGACAGTGAGTTTAATTTGCAAGATATTGGTTTAGCTCATCAACGCAGTGAAACTCATCGGGCCGTAGGAAAGATAATCATTAATGTAGAAAATGATTCTGAGACCTCATCATAG
- a CDS encoding AbrB/MazE/SpoVT family DNA-binding domain-containing protein — MREIPHFKEGTEVDIEVTKDGFTVTKSKRKNRFPFKEVDLLKGLSPEKAHADLLASPLPNEVEQ, encoded by the coding sequence ATGCGTGAAATACCCCACTTCAAAGAAGGCACTGAAGTAGATATAGAAGTTACTAAAGATGGCTTTACAGTGACAAAATCCAAAAGAAAAAATCGGTTTCCTTTTAAGGAAGTGGATCTTTTGAAAGGGTTATCACCTGAAAAAGCTCATGCCGATTTACTGGCTTCACCCTTACCAAATGAGGTTGAACAGTAA
- a CDS encoding helix-turn-helix transcriptional regulator gives MYTSWITELYRHIFEETPICHWGYMYYDLTGRYIQLASEQYLLDDLFHKELYAEQIMSDIEIIDSTFYSSDVTHDCLLADTMKQVLTNRGYSYFVDFIKRNTFSNNFSTEIVTIASFSNPIEANNFVLNNIDILNKISENMAARCRRLITKENTLILPKDFMISANEFFEHKKQTSKLSLKKRILKSANKSSKLPQFINDNAFDFNQLPFSFLASKEITYREKEIIYLYYYGFNLGRIAAILDISKRTVEKDFENIRKKLKCESSGQIIPTLLRFDNSLQLSIRKSDV, from the coding sequence ATGTACACGAGTTGGATTACTGAACTCTATCGTCATATTTTTGAAGAAACTCCAATTTGTCATTGGGGATATATGTATTACGATCTAACTGGACGTTACATTCAATTAGCATCAGAACAATATTTATTAGACGATCTCTTTCATAAAGAACTGTATGCTGAGCAAATAATGAGTGATATTGAGATAATAGACAGCACTTTTTATTCTTCTGATGTTACTCATGATTGTTTGTTAGCTGATACAATGAAGCAAGTATTAACTAATCGAGGTTATTCTTATTTTGTTGATTTTATAAAAAGAAATACTTTTTCTAATAATTTTTCTACAGAAATTGTCACTATTGCCTCTTTTTCCAATCCAATTGAGGCAAATAATTTTGTATTAAATAATATAGATATATTAAATAAAATTAGCGAAAACATGGCTGCTCGATGTCGTCGATTAATAACTAAAGAAAATACGCTAATTTTGCCAAAAGATTTCATGATCAGTGCCAATGAGTTTTTTGAACATAAAAAACAAACATCTAAATTAAGTTTAAAAAAAAGGATTTTAAAGTCTGCCAATAAATCATCAAAATTACCGCAATTTATTAATGACAATGCATTTGACTTTAATCAACTTCCTTTTAGTTTTTTAGCCTCAAAAGAGATTACTTATCGAGAGAAGGAAATTATTTATCTTTATTATTATGGTTTTAATTTAGGTCGTATAGCAGCAATATTAGACATTTCAAAGCGTACTGTAGAAAAAGATTTTGAAAACATTAGAAAAAAATTGAAGTGTGAAAGCAGTGGTCAGATTATCCCTACACTATTGAGATTTGATAACTCTCTTCAACTGTCGATAAGAAAAAGTGATGTATGA